The following coding sequences are from one Ammoniphilus sp. CFH 90114 window:
- the mnhG gene encoding monovalent cation/H(+) antiporter subunit G, giving the protein MNVIEIAKIVVGILLVIGSLLSLLSTYGLLRLPDIYNRSHAATKAATLGIMSILVGAFIFFYFVDGLISAKLLLGIVFVFITAPVGGHLIARAAYRTQVPLWEKTIKDDLKRDDLKRDKRMTKKLKKAAENQ; this is encoded by the coding sequence TTGAACGTAATCGAAATCGCTAAGATCGTGGTAGGGATCCTCCTTGTTATCGGATCTTTACTAAGCCTGCTAAGCACGTATGGTTTACTGCGCTTGCCGGATATTTATAACCGGTCACACGCTGCTACGAAAGCAGCGACGCTTGGAATCATGTCTATTTTAGTGGGAGCGTTTATCTTTTTCTATTTTGTCGATGGCTTGATCAGTGCAAAGCTTTTATTAGGGATTGTATTTGTTTTCATAACTGCTCCAGTGGGAGGTCATCTGATCGCAAGGGCAGCCTACCGAACTCAAGTACCCCTGTGGGAAAAAACAATAAAAGACGATTTGAAGCGTGATGATTTGAAAAGAGATAAAAGAATGACTAAAAAATTAAAGAAGGCAGCAGAAAATCAATAA
- a CDS encoding Na+/H+ antiporter subunit D: MNNLIVLPIVLPIMTGIILIFFSKHIVVQRWLSLISLLAFIGIASSIVQQVYTEGIQTLYMGGWLPPFGIVFVADMFASLLVLTSGIVALSCLWFSFRGIGLDREKYYYYPFFQFLLTGVSGSFLTGDIFNLFVFFEVMLISSYALIVLGATKIQLRETIKYLVVNIVSSALFVASVAYLYAITGTLNMADLSVRVAEVGQTGLLNVVALMFLIVFSLKAGLFLYFWLPGSYSAPPTSIAAIFAGLLTKVGIYALFRTFTLIFYHQPEVTHQIIGWMAGATMILGAIGAIAFSDVRQVLAYNVVIAVGFIVFGLAAHTTAAVEGAIFYLINDMIIKALLFLLGGAMIGIAGTSHLQKMGGLIKYHPVLGWMFFIAAIALAGVPPLSGFIGKLLIVQGGLTAEMYWLVGISLATSLIVLYSIMKVFMHGFWGETKLSPKEEKGSDKGLLAPCAVLVFLSFALGLGADFFYPYIEIAAETLMDPTIYIQAVLKE, from the coding sequence ATGAATAACCTTATTGTTTTACCTATTGTACTTCCGATCATGACAGGAATAATCCTCATTTTCTTTAGCAAGCATATTGTTGTACAAAGATGGCTGAGCTTGATATCTTTGCTCGCTTTCATTGGGATCGCCAGTTCGATTGTTCAGCAGGTCTATACCGAGGGAATCCAAACGTTATATATGGGAGGTTGGCTTCCTCCATTCGGGATCGTCTTTGTTGCAGATATGTTTGCTAGTTTGTTAGTACTTACATCGGGGATTGTTGCGCTAAGCTGTTTATGGTTTTCTTTCCGTGGAATTGGACTGGATAGAGAAAAGTATTATTACTATCCCTTCTTTCAATTCTTGTTGACGGGTGTAAGTGGTTCGTTCTTAACCGGAGATATATTTAATTTGTTTGTATTTTTTGAGGTTATGCTCATCTCTTCTTATGCCCTTATTGTGTTAGGAGCTACTAAAATTCAGCTCCGAGAGACGATAAAATACCTAGTGGTTAATATTGTTTCTTCTGCCTTGTTTGTAGCCTCTGTGGCTTACTTGTATGCGATCACGGGAACTCTAAATATGGCAGACTTATCTGTAAGAGTAGCGGAAGTAGGGCAAACTGGACTTTTGAATGTTGTAGCTCTTATGTTCTTGATTGTGTTTAGTCTAAAAGCAGGCTTGTTTCTATACTTCTGGTTACCAGGTTCCTATAGTGCACCTCCTACGTCCATAGCGGCTATATTTGCAGGGTTACTAACGAAGGTAGGGATTTATGCGCTGTTTAGAACATTTACGTTAATCTTCTACCATCAACCAGAGGTCACTCACCAAATAATAGGTTGGATGGCAGGGGCAACGATGATCTTAGGAGCCATCGGTGCTATAGCTTTTTCTGATGTTCGTCAAGTGTTAGCGTATAATGTTGTGATTGCTGTTGGTTTTATTGTTTTTGGCCTAGCTGCTCATACTACTGCAGCAGTAGAAGGGGCTATCTTCTACTTGATTAATGACATGATCATAAAGGCTCTGTTATTCCTTCTTGGGGGAGCGATGATTGGAATTGCTGGAACTAGTCACCTACAGAAGATGGGCGGTCTAATTAAGTATCATCCTGTGCTTGGATGGATGTTTTTTATAGCAGCCATTGCTTTAGCTGGTGTCCCACCGTTAAGTGGTTTCATTGGGAAGCTGTTAATTGTCCAAGGCGGTCTCACAGCTGAGATGTATTGGCTTGTTGGGATCAGCTTGGCAACAAGTTTAATCGTGCTATATTCCATAATGAAGGTATTTATGCATGGATTCTGGGGTGAAACCAAGTTAAGTCCTAAGGAAGAAAAAGGTTCGGATAAAGGGTTACTAGCCCCATGTGCTGTCTTAGTATTCTTATCTTTTGCACTAGGCTTAGGAGCAGATTTCTTCTATCCGTATATTGAGATAGCTGCCGAAACGCTAATGGATCCAACCATCTATATTCAAGCCGTATTAAAGGAGTAG
- a CDS encoding Na(+)/H(+) antiporter subunit B — protein sequence MRTNDVILQTVTKTVSFIILLFSVYLFFAGHHNPGGGFIGGLMTAGAIVLLYIAYDIETMKKVIPLDYKKMIALGLLIAVSTGIGSFLFHVPFLSHSFGYFYLPVLGKTELATAVLFDLGVYLTVVGVTMTIILSIGEDDE from the coding sequence TTGAGAACCAATGATGTAATTTTACAGACGGTAACGAAGACAGTCTCCTTCATTATCTTGCTGTTTTCGGTCTATTTATTTTTTGCTGGACATCATAATCCGGGTGGAGGCTTTATTGGTGGTTTGATGACGGCTGGGGCCATTGTTTTGCTTTATATTGCTTATGACATTGAAACGATGAAGAAGGTTATACCGCTAGATTACAAAAAGATGATTGCTTTAGGTCTGCTAATTGCCGTTTCTACAGGGATAGGTTCATTTTTATTCCATGTTCCCTTCCTTAGTCACTCCTTTGGTTATTTTTATCTTCCTGTACTTGGGAAGACCGAATTGGCTACTGCCGTCTTATTCGACTTAGGGGTGTACTTGACGGTAGTTGGCGTTACGATGACCATTATTCTTTCGATTGGGGAGGATGATGAATAA
- a CDS encoding Na+/H+ antiporter subunit E, with the protein MAVQVLLNFLLAFIWMFLNQSWDPVTFILGYIIGLGLIYFLHRFLQGPFYFKRVIAIVSLILLFIKELILSSISVIKLILRPNMDFRPGIFALPTDLKSDWEITLLASLITLTPGTLTLEVSPKGDTLYIHAMDLPDTQEAISQIKNSFERAIKEVTR; encoded by the coding sequence ATGGCCGTGCAAGTCTTATTAAACTTTTTACTGGCTTTTATCTGGATGTTCTTAAATCAGAGTTGGGATCCGGTTACGTTTATATTGGGGTATATTATTGGCTTGGGGTTAATTTACTTTTTGCACCGATTTCTCCAGGGTCCCTTCTACTTTAAAAGGGTAATTGCCATCGTCAGTCTTATCTTGTTATTCATTAAGGAACTGATTTTGTCGAGTATTAGTGTAATCAAATTAATTCTTCGTCCAAATATGGACTTTCGCCCTGGTATTTTCGCCTTGCCTACAGATTTGAAGAGCGATTGGGAGATCACCTTGTTGGCGAGTTTGATTACTTTAACACCGGGTACACTTACGCTTGAGGTTTCACCAAAAGGAGATACGTTGTATATCCACGCGATGGATCTGCCAGATACTCAAGAAGCTATTAGCCAGATCAAGAATTCGTTTGAGAGAGCTATTAAGGAGGTGACGCGGTAA
- a CDS encoding uracil-xanthine permease family protein encodes MAKNFIDVHETPPIQKLVPLSLQHLFAMFGATVLVPLITGLDIQAALLSSGIGTLLFIFLTKGLVPNYLGSSFAFIGPIITVSASEGPGAAMLGCLLAGIVYVIVALIVSKVGVNWLHRLLPPMVIGSIIIVIGLSLSGVAVNWAINDPLSADPVYSVGAVEIAFVTLITTVVATIFFKGFLSVIPILTGMVTGYIYTLIRFPEWIDLTSIANASWFITPGEMFTQHLLTTQLLGAFSSPGAWIGALIIVPVAFVTLAEHIGHLLVTGRVMDRDLMVKPGLHRTLLGDGLATSLAAFIGGPPNTTYGENIGVLAITRVFSRNVIGLAAIFAIIFAFVGKIGAALMTIPKPVLGGVTIILFGIIAAQGVRMYVEHKVEFADKRNMVIAAIILVTGIGGFKLEFHDITISNIIANLTIDNIAMATFLGILLHAILPGKETAFGEVEKEVRKAS; translated from the coding sequence ATGGCTAAAAATTTTATTGATGTCCACGAAACCCCACCTATTCAAAAGCTTGTCCCTTTAAGCTTACAGCACTTGTTTGCGATGTTTGGAGCTACCGTTCTTGTCCCACTTATTACAGGACTGGATATACAAGCTGCTCTTTTATCTAGCGGAATTGGCACCTTGCTCTTTATCTTCCTAACCAAAGGCCTTGTTCCCAACTATTTGGGTTCCTCTTTTGCCTTTATTGGTCCGATTATTACCGTCTCTGCTAGTGAAGGACCTGGAGCTGCCATGTTAGGCTGTTTATTAGCGGGTATCGTCTACGTGATCGTCGCCCTAATCGTGTCCAAAGTCGGAGTGAATTGGCTGCATCGTCTGCTCCCGCCTATGGTTATCGGGTCAATTATCATTGTAATTGGACTTAGCTTATCTGGGGTTGCAGTAAATTGGGCCATTAATGACCCATTAAGTGCTGATCCCGTTTATTCCGTTGGTGCTGTAGAAATTGCTTTTGTTACACTCATTACAACTGTTGTTGCCACTATCTTTTTTAAAGGATTCTTGTCTGTCATCCCGATCCTAACGGGAATGGTTACCGGTTATATCTATACTTTAATCCGATTTCCTGAATGGATCGACCTAACTTCTATCGCTAACGCATCGTGGTTTATTACACCAGGAGAAATGTTTACGCAACATCTGCTTACCACACAATTGCTTGGAGCTTTTAGCTCTCCTGGAGCCTGGATTGGTGCTTTAATTATTGTTCCTGTCGCCTTTGTTACTTTAGCTGAACATATTGGTCACTTACTTGTAACAGGCCGTGTAATGGATCGTGATTTAATGGTAAAACCAGGATTGCATCGCACCCTGTTAGGAGATGGTTTAGCTACTTCCTTAGCGGCATTCATCGGTGGACCTCCTAACACCACGTATGGAGAAAACATCGGGGTACTTGCGATTACTCGCGTATTCAGCCGTAATGTCATCGGACTTGCTGCCATCTTTGCCATTATCTTTGCCTTTGTAGGTAAGATCGGTGCTGCTCTGATGACGATTCCAAAACCTGTCCTTGGCGGTGTCACTATTATCCTATTTGGGATCATCGCAGCTCAAGGGGTACGGATGTATGTAGAACATAAAGTCGAATTTGCGGACAAACGCAACATGGTGATCGCAGCCATCATCCTCGTTACCGGAATCGGCGGATTCAAACTAGAATTCCATGACATTACCATTAGCAATATCATCGCTAACCTCACCATTGACAATATCGCAATGGCTACCTTCCTTGGTATCCTGCTTCATGCTATCCTTCCAGGTAAGGAAACTGCATTTGGTGAAGTGGAAAAAGAAGTACGCAAGGCATCATAA
- a CDS encoding Na(+)/H(+) antiporter subunit C, which produces MEILMSVVIGILFMVATYLILTKSLLRIVIGTGIISHAVHLLILTMAGVKTGSPPLLGEEAALYTDPLPQALILTAIVISFGVTGFFCVLAYRAYKELGTDDMDQLRGNEHE; this is translated from the coding sequence ATGGAGATTTTGATGTCTGTAGTAATTGGAATATTATTTATGGTTGCCACATACCTGATTTTAACGAAAAGCTTATTGCGCATTGTTATTGGGACGGGAATCATAAGCCATGCTGTTCACTTGTTGATTCTTACCATGGCGGGTGTAAAAACAGGGTCACCACCATTATTAGGTGAGGAGGCTGCCCTTTACACTGATCCCCTTCCACAAGCACTTATCCTTACAGCTATTGTAATTAGCTTCGGGGTAACCGGATTCTTCTGCGTTCTAGCTTATCGAGCTTACAAAGAATTAGGGACGGACGATATGGATCAGCTAAGGGGAAATGAACATGAATAA
- a CDS encoding Na(+)/H(+) antiporter subunit F1: protein MFEMLLMTSLILIAVSILGTFYRVFKGPSTPDRVIALDTIGVNIIGLVAILSVMLNTQAFLEVILLIGILSFIGTISFSKFLERGEVIERNRNR, encoded by the coding sequence ATGTTTGAAATGTTGCTTATGACCTCATTAATCTTAATTGCCGTATCTATACTTGGAACCTTCTATCGGGTCTTCAAGGGACCATCTACTCCTGATCGTGTAATCGCCCTAGATACCATTGGTGTTAATATTATTGGCCTTGTTGCGATTCTTTCTGTCATGCTAAATACTCAGGCGTTCTTGGAGGTCATTTTATTAATCGGAATACTATCTTTTATTGGAACGATCTCCTTCTCGAAGTTCTTAGAAAGAGGTGAAGTCATTGAACGTAATCGAAATCGCTAA